The Geodermatophilaceae bacterium NBWT11 genome has a segment encoding these proteins:
- a CDS encoding antitoxin, giving the protein MATLHLRNVPPEVIARLEVIAVAERSSVSAVAVRELDMLSRRADNARLLNKLPDTDVSTDVLLTHLDAGRDER; this is encoded by the coding sequence ATGGCGACGCTGCACCTGAGGAACGTCCCGCCCGAGGTCATCGCCCGACTGGAGGTCATCGCGGTGGCCGAGCGGTCATCCGTGAGTGCGGTGGCCGTGCGCGAACTCGACATGCTTTCCCGGCGGGCGGACAACGCGCGACTGCTGAACAAGCTCCCGGACACCGACGTGTCGACCGATGTCCTCCTGACACACCTCGACGCGGGCCGCGACGAGCGGTGA
- a CDS encoding AAA family ATPase — protein MTARMVPVDAAFASDAERLFVTALCDQLPDDAVLICNQRFTDRGADREADVIVAWPGHGVAVLEVKGGSVSLRDGQWWQTGGKSKAIHPVEQALKCKYALRDFLWAAPRWSRGNPRLVHMVALPTTTLPEGFAAPDAPRWALIDRSELPVAAGRISSALRQADNQPDAPTKDDVDLLVDCLVGTLIPQADLVAQLGEREATVELLTREQAKLLDFCESHDRVEIRGGAGSGKTWLAVEKARRLTAAGQRVALLCYSRGLAEFLRRRVALLPPKQQPAYVGEFHALGIRWGVERGTDDDSPYWEERLPQQMVQLASALPSEERFDAIVVDEAQDFDQSWWPAVLASLRDPDGGCLYVFADEGQRVFARQGRPTVELGTYDLNENLRNTKQIGGTFSSLAPAQMRLLGGTGAPVRFVPCATDDAVDAADGVAEELLDEGWPPEALALLTTYRRHPVQAERQAAGQDAYWASYWDDEDLFYGHVLGFKGLERPAVVLAVNGFRDEARAREMLYVGLSRARDLLVVCGDLDLIRRVGGDAVAHRLGAV, from the coding sequence ATGACAGCGCGGATGGTCCCGGTGGACGCGGCGTTCGCCTCGGACGCGGAGCGGTTGTTCGTCACGGCGCTGTGCGACCAGCTGCCCGACGACGCGGTGCTCATCTGCAACCAGCGGTTCACCGACCGCGGCGCCGACCGCGAGGCCGACGTCATCGTCGCCTGGCCCGGACACGGCGTCGCCGTCCTCGAGGTGAAGGGCGGCAGCGTCTCGCTGCGTGACGGGCAGTGGTGGCAGACCGGCGGCAAGAGCAAGGCCATCCACCCGGTCGAACAGGCCCTGAAGTGCAAGTACGCCCTTCGGGACTTCCTGTGGGCCGCGCCGCGGTGGTCGCGGGGCAACCCGCGGCTGGTGCACATGGTCGCCCTGCCGACGACGACGCTGCCCGAGGGCTTCGCCGCACCCGATGCGCCGCGCTGGGCGCTGATCGACCGGAGCGAGTTGCCGGTCGCGGCCGGCCGGATCTCCTCGGCCCTGCGGCAGGCGGACAACCAGCCCGACGCCCCGACCAAGGACGACGTCGACCTGCTCGTGGACTGCCTGGTCGGCACCCTGATCCCACAGGCCGACCTGGTCGCCCAGCTCGGGGAGCGGGAGGCCACCGTCGAGCTGCTGACCCGTGAGCAGGCCAAGCTGCTGGACTTCTGCGAGTCCCACGACCGGGTCGAGATCCGCGGTGGCGCGGGGTCGGGCAAGACCTGGCTGGCGGTGGAGAAGGCCCGACGGCTGACCGCCGCGGGTCAGCGGGTCGCGCTGCTCTGCTACTCCCGCGGCCTGGCCGAGTTCCTCCGCCGCCGCGTGGCCCTGCTGCCGCCCAAGCAGCAACCGGCCTACGTGGGGGAGTTCCACGCGCTCGGCATCCGGTGGGGCGTCGAACGGGGCACCGACGACGACAGTCCCTACTGGGAGGAGCGGCTGCCGCAGCAGATGGTCCAGCTGGCATCCGCGCTGCCGTCCGAGGAGCGCTTCGACGCGATCGTCGTCGACGAGGCCCAGGACTTCGACCAGTCTTGGTGGCCGGCGGTGCTCGCGTCGCTGCGCGACCCCGACGGCGGCTGCCTCTACGTGTTTGCCGACGAGGGCCAGCGCGTCTTCGCCCGGCAGGGCCGCCCCACCGTCGAGCTCGGCACCTACGACCTCAACGAGAACCTGCGGAACACCAAGCAGATCGGAGGCACGTTCTCCAGCCTGGCGCCGGCGCAGATGAGGCTGCTGGGCGGGACCGGTGCGCCCGTCCGCTTCGTGCCGTGCGCGACCGACGACGCCGTCGACGCCGCAGACGGCGTTGCCGAGGAGCTGCTCGACGAGGGCTGGCCCCCGGAGGCGCTGGCGCTGCTGACGACCTACCGCCGACACCCGGTCCAGGCCGAGCGCCAGGCCGCCGGGCAGGACGCCTACTGGGCCTCCTACTGGGACGACGAGGACCTCTTCTACGGCCACGTGCTCGGGTTCAAGGGCCTGGAGCGGCCGGCAGTCGTCCTGGCGGTCAACGGGTTCCGCGACGAGGCGCGGGCCCGGGAGATGCTCTACGTCGGGCTGTCCCGGGCCCGGGACCTGCTGGTGGTCTGCGGGGACCTGGACCTCATTCGGCGGGTGGGCGGGGACGCCGTCGCGCACCGACTCGGCGCGGTCTGA
- a CDS encoding helix-turn-helix domain-containing protein — protein sequence MSGVRRRWTDRLPTEAEMNSPDWHPAEEMPQGPIPTGVEFRAMRAVLGLSLPELAQRTRLRVHRLAAIENRAAPHADIDEQVLHVVLMKSGVRWHPDLARQQQVAGLTTEVHDLAQLLDDTDSGGLADLARLAGSEVQLRVGHDHVWLGGPGAEVALAFPFDLVDFWDVVEDVAAGAAPLPPPARVPEPDDDDDDGVSVSELERVVEAQVGLPVGLLVDVLGGGWRRGADVLEAEGGLLSRTWFVSGEPAQLLLGVDQSSFALARPEGRWEDHRPVLHPVDQHVLDLTDLLVRPAEVAAVAAALVGASRAAVRWCALCRRQRSAWHMDGDECHDCMSEHRGTVF from the coding sequence GTGAGCGGCGTACGTCGCCGGTGGACCGACCGGTTGCCCACCGAGGCCGAGATGAACTCCCCGGACTGGCACCCGGCCGAGGAGATGCCGCAGGGGCCCATCCCCACCGGCGTGGAGTTCCGGGCCATGCGCGCGGTCCTGGGGCTGAGTCTCCCGGAGCTTGCCCAGAGGACGCGCCTGCGCGTCCACCGGCTGGCGGCCATCGAGAACCGAGCGGCCCCGCACGCCGACATCGACGAGCAGGTCCTGCACGTGGTGCTCATGAAGTCCGGCGTCCGCTGGCACCCCGACCTGGCCCGGCAGCAGCAGGTCGCAGGACTCACCACGGAGGTGCACGACCTGGCGCAGCTGCTCGACGACACCGACTCCGGCGGTCTCGCGGACCTGGCGAGGCTGGCCGGCTCTGAGGTCCAGCTGCGCGTGGGCCACGACCACGTGTGGCTGGGCGGTCCCGGTGCCGAGGTGGCGCTGGCCTTCCCGTTCGATCTCGTGGACTTCTGGGACGTCGTCGAGGACGTCGCTGCTGGCGCGGCACCGCTCCCGCCACCGGCCAGGGTCCCCGAGCCCGACGACGATGACGACGATGGCGTCTCCGTGTCCGAGCTCGAGCGGGTCGTCGAAGCGCAGGTGGGGCTCCCGGTGGGCCTCCTGGTCGACGTGCTCGGCGGCGGATGGCGCCGCGGCGCCGACGTGCTGGAGGCCGAGGGAGGGTTGCTCTCTCGGACCTGGTTCGTCAGCGGTGAGCCCGCGCAGCTCCTGCTGGGGGTCGACCAGTCCTCCTTCGCGCTCGCCCGCCCCGAGGGCCGCTGGGAGGACCACCGGCCGGTGCTGCACCCGGTCGACCAGCACGTCCTCGACCTGACCGACCTGCTGGTCCGCCCCGCGGAGGTCGCCGCCGTCGCGGCCGCGCTGGTGGGAGCCAGCCGCGCCGCCGTCCGCTGGTGCGCGCTGTGCCGCCGGCAGCGCTCGGCATGGCACATGGATGGCGACGAGTGCCACGACTGCATGAGCGAGCACCGCGGGACGGTGTTCTGA
- a CDS encoding NUDIX hydrolase — translation MHLDSAGKALTDYERPSLAVDTAVLTVPPDSSTLDVLVVRSDDGTWRLPGTFLHEGERLADAVQRSLRVKVGLRGRDPEQLRVFDDPARDSRGWVLSVAHVDVVPWAELAPVLERRPDDVTHRPCDEVRGLAFDHDAIVMLAAEHVRAGYRADPDPAGLVTEPFTLRELRLVHEAVLGRLPRSADTFRRAMLPSLDEVSGEVREGTVGKPAQLYRRRPAR, via the coding sequence GTGCACCTCGACTCCGCAGGCAAGGCCCTCACCGATTACGAGCGCCCGTCCCTCGCGGTCGACACCGCAGTGCTGACGGTCCCGCCGGACTCGTCGACCCTCGACGTGCTGGTGGTCCGTTCGGACGACGGGACCTGGCGGCTGCCGGGGACCTTCCTCCACGAGGGGGAGCGGCTCGCCGACGCCGTCCAGCGCTCGTTGCGGGTGAAGGTGGGTCTCCGGGGACGCGATCCCGAGCAGTTGCGGGTGTTCGACGACCCGGCGCGGGACAGCCGTGGCTGGGTGCTCAGCGTCGCGCACGTCGACGTCGTCCCGTGGGCCGAGCTGGCGCCGGTGCTCGAGCGCCGTCCGGACGACGTCACCCACCGCCCGTGCGACGAGGTGCGCGGCCTGGCGTTCGACCACGACGCGATCGTGATGCTTGCCGCCGAGCACGTCCGCGCCGGCTACCGCGCCGACCCCGACCCCGCCGGCCTGGTCACCGAGCCGTTCACCCTGCGGGAACTGCGCCTGGTGCACGAGGCCGTGCTCGGTCGGCTGCCCCGCTCGGCGGACACGTTCCGGCGGGCGATGCTCCCGTCCCTGGACGAGGTGTCGGGGGAGGTGCGGGAGGGGACCGTCGGCAAGCCGGCGCAGCTCTACCGGCGCCGGCCGGCCCGCTGA
- a CDS encoding SIR2 family protein produces the protein MLHEWVTSNLWCRAAQDARAPPRGGTAVMVERAGPDDGAVTGHVFVVRSSVEGIVCDDLVVSTDGRGPAGVRRSWWTALGWASEADRSAARPEDARGRWTRLASSTGVEPGRWLLAVGSRQSAGPSWVADGVREVLEAIASQSAEHLTPGRPRRVAVPVFGVDGGGLDGQRGEVVEKLLEACEDAAQLHGLDVVIVARAASDYSALQSLRRRAPGRGLAKHLQEDARRLGDLALRGQLALFMGAGTGVAAGLPLWSGLLARLAEGVRIPGGAEALGRMNPLDAAEVLRRAFGKASGETRSLGERVADVISTPPRFALSHALLAALDVGNAITTNFDDLYERAVESATGARPRVLLPKGEQPEGDWRQWLLKLHGDASEPDTIVLDRRSFVRYDAEQRPLAAVLQATLLTRHLFVVGASMNDDNVIRLVHEVAVLKEKRGGKAELGTVVTLQDDPLSADLWAPELRYLAVGGAAPAEETDDERTARMVGAARELDVFLDRVAQHAARGTATLLDPRYSALIRDDDERTTAHKLAQLRSWVEKWATSGQHADDWRDVLDALDSAGGSSADSQAASAAPLKTWSLCHATCTDAGSGVPGRPDRGRPWSP, from the coding sequence ATGCTGCACGAATGGGTGACATCTAATCTGTGGTGCAGAGCCGCTCAGGACGCCCGCGCCCCACCCCGTGGAGGGACCGCCGTCATGGTTGAGCGAGCGGGACCTGATGATGGAGCCGTGACCGGTCACGTGTTCGTCGTCCGCAGCAGCGTCGAGGGCATCGTGTGCGATGACCTCGTCGTGTCCACAGATGGCCGGGGACCTGCCGGCGTACGCAGGTCGTGGTGGACCGCGTTGGGGTGGGCATCTGAAGCAGACCGGTCAGCCGCGCGGCCAGAGGACGCACGGGGGCGGTGGACCCGGCTTGCGTCCAGCACCGGTGTCGAGCCGGGGCGATGGCTGCTCGCCGTCGGGTCTCGACAAAGTGCAGGCCCATCCTGGGTCGCCGACGGCGTTCGCGAGGTGCTGGAGGCCATCGCTTCCCAGAGTGCCGAGCACCTGACCCCGGGACGGCCGAGGCGGGTGGCAGTACCAGTCTTCGGGGTGGACGGCGGTGGCCTCGACGGGCAGCGCGGTGAAGTCGTTGAGAAGCTGCTGGAGGCGTGCGAGGACGCAGCCCAACTGCACGGCCTGGATGTGGTCATCGTCGCGAGAGCGGCCTCTGACTACTCGGCGCTCCAATCCCTCCGGCGCAGGGCACCTGGGCGAGGACTCGCCAAACACCTCCAGGAGGACGCTCGACGACTGGGCGACCTGGCACTGCGCGGCCAGCTCGCGCTCTTCATGGGAGCCGGGACAGGGGTCGCGGCTGGTCTTCCGCTCTGGAGCGGTCTGCTGGCGCGCCTGGCCGAAGGCGTGCGCATTCCTGGCGGAGCTGAAGCACTTGGCCGCATGAACCCGCTGGACGCCGCCGAGGTGCTGCGGCGAGCATTCGGCAAAGCGAGCGGCGAGACGCGTTCGCTGGGTGAGCGGGTCGCCGACGTGATCAGCACGCCCCCTCGGTTCGCGCTCAGCCACGCACTGCTCGCGGCCCTGGACGTCGGCAACGCGATCACCACGAACTTTGACGACCTGTACGAACGCGCCGTCGAGAGCGCGACCGGCGCCCGGCCCCGAGTCCTGCTCCCGAAGGGAGAGCAACCAGAGGGCGACTGGCGACAGTGGCTGCTCAAGCTGCACGGGGACGCCAGCGAGCCGGACACCATCGTCCTGGACCGTCGATCGTTCGTCCGTTACGACGCCGAGCAGCGCCCGCTGGCCGCGGTCCTGCAAGCCACGCTGCTGACCCGCCACCTGTTCGTGGTGGGCGCCTCCATGAACGACGACAACGTCATCAGGCTCGTACACGAGGTGGCGGTCCTGAAGGAGAAGCGAGGTGGCAAGGCCGAGCTGGGCACCGTTGTGACACTCCAGGACGATCCTCTCTCCGCAGATCTCTGGGCGCCGGAGCTGCGCTACCTCGCGGTCGGTGGCGCCGCACCCGCCGAGGAGACGGATGATGAGCGCACGGCCCGGATGGTGGGCGCGGCCCGGGAGCTCGACGTGTTCCTCGACCGCGTCGCGCAGCACGCGGCTCGCGGCACCGCCACCCTCCTGGACCCGAGGTACTCGGCACTGATCCGGGACGACGACGAGCGCACGACGGCTCATAAGCTCGCACAGTTGCGGAGCTGGGTCGAGAAGTGGGCGACGTCCGGTCAGCATGCCGATGACTGGCGCGACGTCCTCGATGCCTTGGACTCGGCGGGCGGATCGTCGGCCGACTCCCAGGCGGCGAGCGCGGCGCCCCTGAAGACCTGGTCCCTGTGCCACGCGACGTGCACAGATGCGGGAAGCGGCGTACCGGGTCGACCGGACAGAGGACGGCCGTGGAGCCCGTAG
- a CDS encoding DEAD/DEAH box helicase, whose amino-acid sequence MCSQPNRSVVARLEDLVAGARVTGVVGEPVTVLHAQWHGPATVELTYKSASGQIGQRMLFRGDEPKLSAGDGGVRAFDALGDDFLFAADVQRVSRAGLSKSMLAVATSDVQPLPHQIRAVYEELLPRTPLRFLLADDPGAGKTIMAGLYIKELILRQDVQRCLVVAPGGLIDQWHDELLLKFGLRFDVLGRDLIDSHRGTNVFDSRPLLLARMDQLSRSPELVAQLEQSRWDLVVVDEAHRMGANHYGTEVRKTKRFELGEALGRVARHLLLMTATPHAGKHDDFQLFLSLLDPDRFHGRAPRRPDTTGVMRRMIKEDLLTFDGRRLFPERIAETVPYELSELEYALYEQVTDYVREGMNRAERVGGQRKNTVGFALTVLQRRLASSPAAIHQSLVRRLARLSDKRTDLLSSKGSWQLPPVDPDDWDNDVLPPETMELTEDELADGATAAQTVAELDAEIAEVRALTDAAAGVRAASTDRKWAELHTILRDRADVLGNHGEPRKIIVFTEHRDTLDYLASRIRSTMGDSSVVTIHGGLPRDARRRAVSNFSDRPSSRVLVATDAAGEGLNLQAAHLVVNYDLPWNPNRIEQRFGRVHRIGQTEVCRLWNLVATNTREGEVFSRLLEKIEEQREAYGGKVFDVLGKSFADTPLRDLLVEAIRYGEHPDTRARMRDVIDTSVSDGLAELLAERALVTEQLLGSDLVSIQSDMEEARARRVGWGDLERVWTTAFARIGGRVVRRERGRYEVLSIPPKVRGAASAPLPASYDRVVFDPDLVEVPGGEPAQLLGPGHPLLDAVIGQALDHAGGALRHGSVVRSAWVSEPTLVLGLEQTIVDGEDLVLDRHFGYFSIDAFGRSAPAGAHPFEGSTPVEPAIIARITADPWLQNAEASLITAVVTAGLSDYVETLAGRRRGDLERERTLVRDRLASEIEQYEQAARDSRRAQSGESPDGLLQKAADLTSRLEARMRRIDLQMQVSAQPPRVLSAAVVIPRI is encoded by the coding sequence ATGTGTTCCCAGCCGAACAGGAGTGTCGTGGCCCGACTCGAGGATCTCGTCGCCGGAGCGAGGGTCACCGGGGTCGTGGGGGAACCGGTCACCGTCCTCCATGCGCAGTGGCACGGACCGGCGACGGTGGAGTTGACCTACAAGTCGGCGAGCGGGCAGATCGGCCAGCGCATGCTCTTCCGCGGTGATGAACCAAAGCTGTCCGCAGGGGACGGAGGCGTGCGGGCCTTCGACGCACTGGGTGACGACTTCTTGTTCGCGGCAGACGTGCAGCGCGTCAGCCGGGCGGGCTTGTCCAAGTCGATGCTCGCCGTCGCGACCAGCGATGTGCAGCCCCTCCCGCACCAGATCCGAGCGGTCTACGAGGAGCTCTTGCCAAGAACCCCTCTGCGCTTCTTGCTCGCGGATGACCCGGGTGCAGGGAAGACAATCATGGCCGGGCTGTACATCAAGGAGCTGATCCTTCGCCAGGACGTGCAACGGTGCCTGGTCGTCGCGCCAGGCGGCCTGATCGACCAGTGGCACGACGAGTTGCTCCTCAAGTTCGGATTGCGGTTCGACGTCCTGGGGCGAGACCTCATCGACAGCCATCGGGGCACCAACGTGTTCGATTCACGACCGCTGCTCCTGGCACGGATGGACCAGCTGTCGCGCAGCCCCGAACTCGTCGCCCAGCTGGAGCAGAGTCGCTGGGACCTGGTGGTGGTGGACGAGGCCCACCGTATGGGTGCGAACCATTACGGCACCGAGGTGCGGAAGACGAAGCGTTTCGAGCTGGGGGAAGCCCTCGGTCGGGTCGCCCGTCACCTGCTCTTGATGACAGCGACGCCCCACGCCGGCAAGCACGACGACTTCCAGCTGTTTCTCTCACTCCTGGACCCCGATCGCTTCCACGGACGCGCACCGCGACGGCCCGACACGACCGGGGTCATGCGGCGCATGATCAAGGAAGACCTGCTCACGTTCGATGGACGTCGGCTCTTCCCGGAGCGGATCGCCGAGACCGTCCCGTACGAGCTCAGCGAGCTCGAGTACGCCCTGTACGAGCAAGTGACCGACTACGTCCGCGAAGGCATGAATCGAGCCGAGCGGGTCGGAGGCCAGCGCAAGAACACCGTCGGATTCGCGCTCACCGTCCTCCAGCGTCGGCTGGCCTCGAGCCCAGCGGCCATCCACCAGAGCCTCGTCCGCCGTCTGGCGCGGTTGAGCGACAAGCGCACCGACTTGCTGTCCTCGAAGGGTTCGTGGCAGCTACCGCCTGTCGACCCGGACGACTGGGACAACGACGTCCTGCCACCCGAGACGATGGAGCTCACCGAGGACGAACTCGCCGACGGGGCGACAGCCGCTCAGACCGTGGCCGAGCTCGATGCGGAGATTGCCGAGGTGCGGGCACTCACCGACGCGGCGGCCGGCGTTCGCGCTGCTTCGACCGACCGGAAGTGGGCCGAGCTCCACACCATCCTCCGGGACAGGGCCGATGTGCTGGGAAACCATGGGGAGCCTCGGAAGATCATCGTCTTCACCGAGCACCGCGACACCCTCGACTACCTAGCCAGCCGCATCCGATCGACCATGGGCGATTCGTCGGTCGTGACGATCCACGGCGGCTTGCCGCGGGATGCGCGCCGCCGTGCTGTCTCGAACTTCAGCGACCGGCCGTCCTCGCGCGTGCTGGTCGCGACGGATGCCGCGGGGGAGGGGCTCAACCTGCAAGCGGCCCACCTCGTCGTGAACTACGACCTCCCCTGGAACCCCAACCGAATCGAGCAACGATTCGGGCGCGTTCATCGCATCGGACAGACGGAGGTGTGTCGGCTCTGGAACCTCGTCGCCACCAACACACGGGAAGGCGAGGTTTTCAGCAGGCTCCTGGAGAAGATCGAGGAGCAGAGGGAGGCGTACGGCGGCAAGGTTTTTGACGTCCTGGGCAAGTCCTTCGCCGACACCCCGTTGCGGGATCTCTTGGTCGAAGCGATCCGGTACGGAGAACACCCGGACACCCGAGCCCGCATGCGCGACGTCATCGACACCTCGGTGTCTGACGGGTTGGCAGAGCTGCTGGCCGAGCGTGCGTTGGTGACCGAGCAACTCCTCGGGTCCGATCTCGTTTCGATCCAGAGCGACATGGAGGAGGCGCGCGCGCGGCGTGTCGGCTGGGGTGACCTGGAGCGCGTCTGGACGACAGCCTTCGCCCGGATCGGTGGGCGCGTCGTGCGACGCGAGCGTGGGCGCTACGAGGTGCTGAGCATCCCGCCGAAGGTTCGCGGCGCCGCGTCAGCGCCGCTGCCCGCGTCCTACGACCGCGTGGTTTTCGATCCCGATCTGGTCGAGGTCCCGGGAGGAGAGCCAGCACAGCTGCTCGGACCTGGCCACCCGCTCCTCGATGCTGTAATCGGCCAGGCGCTCGATCATGCCGGTGGGGCTCTGCGCCATGGGTCTGTTGTCCGGTCTGCGTGGGTGTCCGAACCGACACTGGTGCTGGGTCTCGAGCAAACGATCGTGGACGGTGAGGACCTCGTGCTCGACAGACACTTCGGATACTTCTCCATCGATGCCTTCGGACGGTCAGCCCCGGCGGGCGCCCATCCCTTCGAGGGCTCCACGCCTGTCGAGCCCGCGATCATCGCCCGGATCACGGCCGATCCTTGGCTGCAGAACGCTGAGGCCAGCCTGATCACTGCGGTCGTGACTGCTGGCCTGTCCGACTACGTCGAGACGCTTGCCGGGCGCCGGCGTGGAGACCTGGAGCGTGAGAGAACGCTCGTGCGCGACCGTCTCGCGAGCGAGATCGAGCAGTACGAGCAGGCGGCCAGGGACTCGCGTCGGGCCCAGAGCGGCGAGTCGCCAGACGGCCTGCTGCAGAAGGCGGCCGACCTGACGAGTCGGTTGGAAGCGCGCATGCGGCGCATCGACCTGCAGATGCAGGTCTCAGCTCAACCCCCGCGAGTCCTGTCGGCGGCTGTCGTCATCCCGCGGATCTGA